From Carya illinoinensis cultivar Pawnee chromosome 5, C.illinoinensisPawnee_v1, whole genome shotgun sequence, one genomic window encodes:
- the LOC122311856 gene encoding ribonucleases P/MRP protein subunit POP1-like isoform X2: MMMASEESKPSQSTLTPRKINIKKFAESRGPELEALHSIVVDRLNNNFGSRRNKRRRTTAFNNQVARKKCRRRQKAGGEVNKDSTLEKDNKKKVPRHVRRRAELQMNLETGFCTSGDSMKRLRTHVWHTKRFIMSKLWGFYVPLGLHLGLHGRGRGSRAVLKWFRQGVLVHDASYHVAVQLEGPEDSLISVLKMVMAPSPSALSEAISHSVISGSIYGSAMLCHVGAPVSQSIAPVTYMWRPVCQESGCGDAMNHNSDGGNRSEGSRCCSSSRQIWVWIHVSAVSEGLDALKLACQKEMDERGCLINCFSLEGQLAKLEVSGLKAFQLLQKILHPVTCFSEKSWQKH; this comes from the exons ATGATGATGGCATCTGAAGAAAGCAAACCCTCTCAATCGACTCTAACTCCACGTAAA ATCAACATCAAGAAATTTGCAGAGTCTCGAGGTCCTGAGCTTGAGGCTCTTCACTCAATAGTAGTGGATCgattgaataataattttggGTCTCGAAGGAATAAGAGACGGAGAACAACTGCATTCAACAATCAAGTTGCTAGGAAGAAATGCAGAAGGAGGCAGAAGGCAGGAGGAGAAGTTAATAAGGATAGTACTTTGGAGAAAGATAATAAGAAGAAGGTCCCTCGGCACGTTCGTCGGAGAGCTGAGCTCCAAATGAATCTAGAAACAGGTTTTTGTACTTCTGGAGACAGTATGAAGAGGCTGAGAACACATGTCTGGCATACGAAGCGGTTCATAATGTCAAAGCTCTGGGGTTTTTATGTTCCTTTGGGTCTTCATTTGGGTCTTCATGGCAG AGGAAGAGGTTCTAGGGCAGTCTTGAAGTGGTTTAGACAAGGGGTCCTTGTACATGATGCAAGCTATCATGTTGCTGTCCAATTGGAGGGTCCTGAG GATTCTTTAATATCCGTTCTAAAAATGGTGATGGCGCCATCCCCTTCAGCTCTTTCTGAAGCTATTTCTCACTCTGTTATTTCTGGCTCCATATATGGAAGTGCAATG CTTTGTCATGTTGGAGCACCTGTTTCTCAGTCAATTGCTCCTGTGACCTATATGTGGCGACCTGTTTGCCAGGAGAGTGGATGTGGTGATGCTATGAATCATAATAGTGATGGAGGCAATAGGTCAGAGGGTAGTCGGTGCTGTTCTTCCTCTCGCCAAATTTGGGTGTGGATACATGTTTCTGCTGTGAGTGAAGGACTTGATGCTCTAAAATTAGCTTGCCAAAAGGAG ATGGATGAGAGGGGCTGCTTGATCAATTGTTTTTCACTTGAAGGTCAACTTGCAAAATTAGAAGTATCAGGATTAAAGGCATTTCAGCTCCTTCAAAAGATATTACATCCTGTTACTTG TTTTTCAGAAAAATCTTGGCAGAAACATTGA
- the LOC122311856 gene encoding ribonucleases P/MRP protein subunit POP1-like isoform X1 codes for MMMASEESKPSQSTLTPRKINIKKFAESRGPELEALHSIVVDRLNNNFGSRRNKRRRTTAFNNQVARKKCRRRQKAGGEVNKDSTLEKDNKKKVPRHVRRRAELQMNLETGFCTSGDSMKRLRTHVWHTKRFIMSKLWGFYVPLGLHLGLHGRGRGSRAVLKWFRQGVLVHDASYHVAVQLEGPEDSLISVLKMVMAPSPSALSEAISHSVISGSIYGSAMLCHVGAPVSQSIAPVTYMWRPVCQESGCGDAMNHNSDGGNRSEGSRCCSSSRQIWVWIHVSAVSEGLDALKLACQKEMDERGCLINCFSLEGQLAKLEVSGLKAFQLLQKILHPVTCFSEKSWQKH; via the exons ATGATGATGGCATCTGAAGAAAGCAAACCCTCTCAATCGACTCTAACTCCACG CAAAATCAACATCAAGAAATTTGCAGAGTCTCGAGGTCCTGAGCTTGAGGCTCTTCACTCAATAGTAGTGGATCgattgaataataattttggGTCTCGAAGGAATAAGAGACGGAGAACAACTGCATTCAACAATCAAGTTGCTAGGAAGAAATGCAGAAGGAGGCAGAAGGCAGGAGGAGAAGTTAATAAGGATAGTACTTTGGAGAAAGATAATAAGAAGAAGGTCCCTCGGCACGTTCGTCGGAGAGCTGAGCTCCAAATGAATCTAGAAACAGGTTTTTGTACTTCTGGAGACAGTATGAAGAGGCTGAGAACACATGTCTGGCATACGAAGCGGTTCATAATGTCAAAGCTCTGGGGTTTTTATGTTCCTTTGGGTCTTCATTTGGGTCTTCATGGCAG AGGAAGAGGTTCTAGGGCAGTCTTGAAGTGGTTTAGACAAGGGGTCCTTGTACATGATGCAAGCTATCATGTTGCTGTCCAATTGGAGGGTCCTGAG GATTCTTTAATATCCGTTCTAAAAATGGTGATGGCGCCATCCCCTTCAGCTCTTTCTGAAGCTATTTCTCACTCTGTTATTTCTGGCTCCATATATGGAAGTGCAATG CTTTGTCATGTTGGAGCACCTGTTTCTCAGTCAATTGCTCCTGTGACCTATATGTGGCGACCTGTTTGCCAGGAGAGTGGATGTGGTGATGCTATGAATCATAATAGTGATGGAGGCAATAGGTCAGAGGGTAGTCGGTGCTGTTCTTCCTCTCGCCAAATTTGGGTGTGGATACATGTTTCTGCTGTGAGTGAAGGACTTGATGCTCTAAAATTAGCTTGCCAAAAGGAG ATGGATGAGAGGGGCTGCTTGATCAATTGTTTTTCACTTGAAGGTCAACTTGCAAAATTAGAAGTATCAGGATTAAAGGCATTTCAGCTCCTTCAAAAGATATTACATCCTGTTACTTG TTTTTCAGAAAAATCTTGGCAGAAACATTGA
- the LOC122311855 gene encoding ribonucleases P/MRP protein subunit POP1-like isoform X2: MEKHRLRMENFCLDAPNSGTLNTPTKVQCSRSCPIMLLKNNDQKGLFIGWTIVLPLSWVKAFWAPIVSNGAHAIGLREKHWIACEMELPFFPLDFPDCNAYSCFMATEDVASTKKAERCPPDVRPWKVPIPPPWDTIRLALNKRPRRVGNRETYNEEDITNGNSLAISNSGNCASSVFVHHSNAFDGMVARTCFVLTDFLREIQGDNLLLFPQLLDQKTSIFKLMKDESMLGLSLKGVAQSSYDRKLCFVRVLLNAYKEGVFEEGAVVCAPQLTDVSLFISRLHGWESNLMKCVCLDNYKGRGMTREDFKCLNLLSDRISKSNLLLSGNSTYQKMLQGKFTGGQSAL; encoded by the exons ATGGAAAAGCATAGATTGCGGATGGAAAACTTTTGCCTTGATGCTCCAAATTCTGGGACGTTGAACACTCCAACCAAGGTGCAGTGCTCAAGATCCTGTCCTATTatgcttttgaaaaataatgaccAAAAGGGCTTGTTTATCGG atgGACCATTGTGCTCCCCTTGAGTTGGGTCAAGGCCTTTTGGGCTCCTATTGTCTCTAATGGGGCTCATGCAATAGGTTTGAGAGAGAAGCACTGGATTGCATGTGAA ATGGAGTTGCCATTTTTTCCTTTGGATTTTCCTGATTGCAATGCATACTCATGTTTTATGGCAACAGAAGATGTTGCGTCTACTAAAAAAGCAGAACGTTGTCCTCCTGATGTCAGGCCTTGGAAAGTTCCCATTCCACCTCCATGGGACACCATTCGGCTTGCTTTGAACAAAAGACCCAGAAGAGTTGGAAATAGGGAAACTTATAATGAGGAAGATATCACTAATGGGAATTCATTGGCCATCTCTAATTCTGGAAATTGTGCTAGCTCGGTATTTGTTCATCATAGCAATGCATTTGACGGAATGGTAGCAAGGACGTGCTTTGTGCTGACTGATTTCTTGAGAGAAATCCAAGGTGATAATTTGCTTCTATTTCCTCAACTACTGGACCAGAAGACGAGCATTTTTAAGTTAATGAAGGATGAAAGCATGCTTGGCCTCAGCCTAAAGGGAGTTGCCCAATCTAGTTATGATCGTAAACTATGTTTTGTTAGAGTTCTTCTCAATGCTTACAAGGAAGGTGTTTTTGAAGAGGGAGCAGTTGTGTGTGCACCTCAACTTACGGATGTATCATTGTTTATTTCAAG GCTTCATGGGTGGGAGAGCAATTTGATGAAATGCGTATGCCTGGATAATTATAAAG GCAGGGGAATGACAAGGGAGGACTTCAAATGCCTCAATCTGCTGTCAGATCGTATTTCAAAGAGCAATCTTCTGCTAAGTGGGAACTCCACATACCAGAAGATGTTGCAAGGGAAGTTCACCGGTGGCCAATCGGCTTTGTGA
- the LOC122311860 gene encoding germin-like protein subfamily 1 member 13, whose protein sequence is MMKGSVLMYQVATVALLALACSLAFAYDPSPLQDFCVAVDKYDFVAFVNGKFCKDPKNVKAEDFFFSGLNIATDTSGQLGTNATNVFVDQLPGLNTLGISIARIDYAPYGVNPPHIHPLGTELLIVLEGTLLASFVTSNQADGENRLFTKVLNAGDVYVFPIGLIHFQMNIGKSKAIALASFNSQNPGVITIANAVFGSEPPINPDILTKAFQVDKNLIEYLQKQFGK, encoded by the exons ATGATGAAAGGTAGTGTTCTCATGTACCAGGTTGCAACCGTGGCCCTGTTGGCCTTGGCTTGCTCTCTCGCCTTTGCCTATGATCCTAGTCCTCTTCAGGACTTCTGTGTTGCAGTCGACAAGTATGATTTTGTTG CATTTGTAAATGGAAAGTTCTGCAAGGATCCAAAGAATGTCAAAGCCGAAGACTTCTTCTTCTCGGGGCTAAATATTGCCACAGACACCTCAGGTCAACTAGGGACGAATGCCACCAACGTTTTTGTGGATCAATTACCAGGCCTCAACACTCTAGGCATATCCATAGCTCGCATTGACTATGCACCATATGGCGTGAATCCTCCACACATACATCCTCTTGGCACTGAGCTTCTTATAGTCTTGGAGGGTACTCTATTAGCTAGCTTTGTCACCTCTAACCAAGCAGATGGAGAAAACCGCCTCTTCACCAAAGTTCTAAATGCCGGAGATGTCTATGTATTCCCAATTGGTCTCATTCACTTCCAGATGAATATTGGAAAATCCAAAGCCATTGCCTTAGCCAGTTTTAACAGCCAAAATCCGGGGGTTATCACCATAGCCAATGCAGTCTTTGGATCTGAGCCTCCCATCAATCCCGATATTCTCACCAAGGCCTTCCAAGTAGACAAGAATCTGATTGAATATCTTCAGAAACAATTCGGAAAATAG
- the LOC122311855 gene encoding ribonucleases P/MRP protein subunit POP1-like isoform X1 translates to MEKHRLRMENFCLDAPNSGTLNTPTKVQCSRSCPIMLLKNNDQKGLFIGWTIVLPLSWVKAFWAPIVSNGAHAIGLREKHWIACEMELPFFPLDFPDCNAYSCFMATEDVASTKKAERCPPDVRPWKVPIPPPWDTIRLALNKRPRRVGNRETYNEEDITNGNSLAISNSGNCASSVFVHHSNAFDGMVARTCFVLTDFLREIQGDNLLLFPQLLDQKTSIFKLMKDESMLGLSLKGVAQSSYDRKLCFVRVLLNAYKEGVFEEGAVVCAPQLTDVSLFISRQGNDKGGLQMPQSAVRSYFKEQSSAKWELHIPEDVAREVHRWPIGFVTSGFVRGSKKSAAEALCEAVLLAHLREEQWKNMSAKRRKEIYVLVRNLRALAMA, encoded by the exons ATGGAAAAGCATAGATTGCGGATGGAAAACTTTTGCCTTGATGCTCCAAATTCTGGGACGTTGAACACTCCAACCAAGGTGCAGTGCTCAAGATCCTGTCCTATTatgcttttgaaaaataatgaccAAAAGGGCTTGTTTATCGG atgGACCATTGTGCTCCCCTTGAGTTGGGTCAAGGCCTTTTGGGCTCCTATTGTCTCTAATGGGGCTCATGCAATAGGTTTGAGAGAGAAGCACTGGATTGCATGTGAA ATGGAGTTGCCATTTTTTCCTTTGGATTTTCCTGATTGCAATGCATACTCATGTTTTATGGCAACAGAAGATGTTGCGTCTACTAAAAAAGCAGAACGTTGTCCTCCTGATGTCAGGCCTTGGAAAGTTCCCATTCCACCTCCATGGGACACCATTCGGCTTGCTTTGAACAAAAGACCCAGAAGAGTTGGAAATAGGGAAACTTATAATGAGGAAGATATCACTAATGGGAATTCATTGGCCATCTCTAATTCTGGAAATTGTGCTAGCTCGGTATTTGTTCATCATAGCAATGCATTTGACGGAATGGTAGCAAGGACGTGCTTTGTGCTGACTGATTTCTTGAGAGAAATCCAAGGTGATAATTTGCTTCTATTTCCTCAACTACTGGACCAGAAGACGAGCATTTTTAAGTTAATGAAGGATGAAAGCATGCTTGGCCTCAGCCTAAAGGGAGTTGCCCAATCTAGTTATGATCGTAAACTATGTTTTGTTAGAGTTCTTCTCAATGCTTACAAGGAAGGTGTTTTTGAAGAGGGAGCAGTTGTGTGTGCACCTCAACTTACGGATGTATCATTGTTTATTTCAAG GCAGGGGAATGACAAGGGAGGACTTCAAATGCCTCAATCTGCTGTCAGATCGTATTTCAAAGAGCAATCTTCTGCTAAGTGGGAACTCCACATACCAGAAGATGTTGCAAGGGAAGTTCACCGGTGGCCAATCGGCTTTGTGACATCTGGATTTGTTCGAGGGAG CAAGAAGTCAGCAGCAGAGGCTTTATGCGAGGCAGTCTTACTTGCTCATCTTAGAGAGGAGCAGTGGAAGAACATGTCCGCAAAGCGGAGGAAGGAGATCTATGTCCTGGTTAGGAatctaagagcattggcaatggcctag